A stretch of the Marivirga tractuosa DSM 4126 genome encodes the following:
- a CDS encoding SIR2 family NAD-dependent protein deacylase: MKKKLVVLTGAGISAESGIPTFRGADGLWEGHDVIEVASPQGWAQNQSLVLDFYNQRRKAVLEAEPNAAHKILAELEDYYDVQVITQNIDDLHERGGSSNVLHLHGEIKKARSSVDETLIYELEGWEIKEGDLCEKGSQLRPHIVWFGEMVPMIEPAARITASADVLLVVGTSLQVYPAAGLIHEVGKDVPIYVVDPSTPEYYGSNQVTAIAKSAVEGMKQLKEILV, translated from the coding sequence ATGAAAAAGAAACTAGTTGTTTTAACCGGAGCAGGAATAAGTGCAGAAAGTGGAATACCAACTTTTAGAGGAGCTGACGGACTTTGGGAAGGACATGACGTGATCGAGGTTGCCTCACCACAAGGCTGGGCTCAAAACCAGTCCTTAGTTTTAGATTTTTACAATCAAAGAAGAAAAGCCGTTTTAGAGGCAGAACCTAATGCAGCTCACAAAATATTAGCAGAATTAGAAGACTATTACGATGTTCAAGTCATCACTCAAAACATTGATGATTTACATGAAAGAGGCGGCTCGTCCAATGTCTTGCACTTACATGGAGAAATTAAAAAAGCAAGAAGCAGCGTAGATGAAACTCTTATTTATGAATTAGAAGGATGGGAAATAAAAGAAGGTGATTTATGTGAAAAAGGCTCTCAATTACGGCCTCATATTGTTTGGTTTGGGGAAATGGTACCCATGATAGAGCCAGCTGCTCGTATTACCGCTTCTGCAGATGTATTGTTGGTGGTCGGCACTTCCCTGCAAGTATATCCTGCAGCTGGTCTAATTCATGAAGTTGGCAAAGATGTTCCTATCTATGTGGTTGACCCAAGTACTCCAGAATATTATGGAAGTAATCAAGTAACGGCTATAGCCAAAAGTGCTGTGGAAGGAATGAAGCAATTGAAAGAAATATTAGTATGA
- a CDS encoding leucine-rich repeat domain-containing protein translates to MKQNNALLILLSLLFVLSINVYAQEVEGFEKQEIESYKSKAEDQVRFLEYLLNTLGSKDASHRDKDVIIRESYLKIFRDSKVQIEDDLTENRNVLINKDVTAYLKDIEFFFQNAKFDFDIKSTEPFLRDNDELSFKIELNRTLKATGIEGESILNTKTRFVEINLDKEKDELQIASIYTTKVSRDEAIKEWWNNLSLGWKDIFRKEMQIVKDSVEINQLNRIASIDSLDLSENNYLVSLAPLSFLVDLVYINLSHTKIEDIAPLSSLTELKHLDISNTAIEDLSFLRYAENMEHLDISFTPIQKIGELENLSALKELHLNGADIRDFEVLGNFKNLVKLDLSETFFNNPEVFAEMKMLEDLNMSRSNLSKLTDKMSPETLQKLDISFAFISDLSPLKNYNSLEILNINNTQVESLDPLERLEKLEKIYADNTFVSEQEIDDFIDANPRKLLVVNSEELSEWWTNLNEGWKDALSVYLDGRVTDKPEKEQLTKLLLRDSLNLDNSTLTDLNPLVKFSRLRYLSISNNKIKSLAPIEGLNSLTVLEAENVGLNSVKSIIRLKKLKRLNLAQNQLSEQQFLQLSKLNSLSVLDVDKTGIKKSTVKKFLAQKTTECSVIYDKEGVDTWWTDLDETWQSIFKLQFPLSKIPTYKELHDLTAIRSIVIIDEQINDLSPLSQFVSLEELYLERVGVLNLESISVVRDLKTLSIKECPIEDLEPLNQLYDLEKLILDFTAVANLKPLEEMQSLEHLSLAGSQVRNLKGIETLIGLNYLDISSTQVRWIGKLELLDNLQEFICYNTRIFDFSLKKFKEEHPDCEVRFY, encoded by the coding sequence ATGAAGCAAAATAATGCCCTTTTAATTCTTTTAAGCTTGCTTTTTGTGCTAAGTATTAATGTATACGCTCAGGAAGTAGAAGGATTTGAAAAGCAGGAAATCGAATCCTATAAATCCAAAGCGGAGGATCAAGTCCGTTTTTTGGAATATTTGCTAAATACGCTTGGAAGCAAAGATGCCAGCCATAGAGATAAGGATGTTATAATAAGGGAAAGCTATTTGAAAATTTTCAGGGATAGTAAAGTTCAAATCGAAGATGATTTAACGGAGAATCGTAATGTCTTGATTAATAAAGATGTAACGGCCTATTTAAAGGATATTGAATTCTTTTTTCAAAATGCTAAATTTGATTTTGATATTAAATCAACCGAACCCTTTTTGAGAGATAATGATGAATTATCTTTTAAAATTGAACTCAATAGAACTTTAAAAGCCACTGGAATAGAAGGAGAGTCCATTCTCAATACTAAAACCCGATTTGTGGAGATTAATTTGGATAAAGAAAAGGACGAACTTCAGATCGCAAGTATTTATACTACTAAAGTCAGTAGAGATGAAGCCATTAAAGAATGGTGGAATAACCTGTCATTAGGCTGGAAAGATATTTTCCGAAAAGAAATGCAAATAGTTAAAGATAGTGTTGAAATCAATCAATTAAATAGAATTGCTTCGATTGATTCTCTAGATCTATCAGAAAACAATTATTTAGTCAGTTTGGCACCCTTAAGTTTTTTGGTGGATTTAGTATATATCAATTTGAGTCATACAAAAATTGAAGACATAGCTCCCTTAAGTAGTTTGACCGAACTCAAACATTTAGATATATCAAATACAGCCATCGAAGATTTAAGTTTCCTGCGCTATGCTGAAAATATGGAGCATTTGGATATTTCATTTACGCCCATTCAGAAAATTGGTGAATTGGAGAACCTGAGCGCTTTAAAGGAATTGCATTTGAATGGGGCAGATATTCGTGATTTTGAAGTATTAGGGAACTTCAAGAATCTGGTAAAACTAGATTTAAGCGAGACTTTCTTTAATAATCCGGAAGTGTTTGCAGAAATGAAAATGCTGGAAGATCTCAATATGTCAAGAAGTAATTTATCAAAGCTGACGGATAAAATGAGTCCTGAGACATTACAAAAGCTGGATATTTCATTTGCTTTTATTTCTGATTTGTCTCCATTGAAGAATTACAATAGTCTGGAGATTTTAAATATCAATAATACGCAAGTAGAAAGCCTAGACCCATTGGAAAGATTAGAGAAACTGGAAAAGATTTATGCTGATAATACTTTCGTGAGCGAACAGGAAATTGATGATTTTATTGATGCCAATCCCAGGAAATTATTGGTAGTTAATTCGGAGGAATTATCAGAATGGTGGACTAATTTAAATGAGGGTTGGAAGGATGCGCTTTCTGTATATTTGGATGGGCGAGTTACGGATAAACCTGAAAAAGAGCAATTGACTAAGTTATTGTTGAGAGATAGTTTAAATCTAGATAATAGCACTTTAACTGATTTGAATCCATTAGTTAAATTCTCTAGATTGCGTTATTTATCTATATCCAATAATAAAATTAAAAGTCTAGCACCAATTGAAGGTTTGAATTCCTTAACTGTTTTGGAGGCTGAAAATGTAGGCTTAAATTCTGTGAAATCGATTATTCGATTGAAGAAACTCAAAAGATTGAATCTAGCTCAAAATCAATTGTCGGAACAACAGTTTTTACAATTAAGCAAGTTGAATAGTTTATCTGTTCTAGATGTAGACAAGACAGGTATTAAAAAATCAACAGTGAAAAAATTCCTGGCTCAAAAAACCACAGAATGTTCTGTAATTTATGATAAAGAAGGTGTCGATACTTGGTGGACTGATTTGGATGAAACCTGGCAATCAATTTTCAAACTGCAATTTCCTTTAAGTAAAATCCCAACTTATAAAGAATTGCACGATCTTACCGCTATCAGAAGTATTGTGATTATTGATGAACAGATAAATGACTTAAGCCCATTATCTCAATTTGTGTCATTAGAAGAATTGTATTTGGAAAGGGTAGGTGTACTTAATCTTGAAAGTATTTCTGTTGTTAGGGATTTGAAAACCTTAAGTATAAAAGAATGCCCAATTGAAGATTTAGAGCCTTTAAACCAACTATATGATTTGGAAAAATTAATTTTGGATTTTACTGCAGTCGCAAATCTAAAGCCACTGGAAGAAATGCAAAGTCTTGAACATCTCAGTTTGGCGGGCTCACAAGTAAGAAATCTGAAAGGAATTGAGACCTTGATTGGTTTAAATTATCTAGACATCTCTAGCACGCAAGTCCGCTGGATTGGAAAGTTGGAATTATTGGATAATCTTCAGGAGTTTATCTGCTACAATACTAGAATCTTTGATTTTAGCCTTAAGAAATTTAAAGAAGAACATCCCGATTGCGAGGTGAGGTTTTATTAG
- a CDS encoding dihydrolipoamide acetyltransferase family protein codes for MATVEMVMPKMGESIMEATVLTWLKKEGDTIEEDESVLEVATDKVDTEVPALEAGVLKQILVQEGDVVAVGKPIAIIETEGGASADSDNTGEKSEKQQSPAPATATAETSLSSSAGNNGHDIAARSESGRFYSPLVRNIAKEENIAMDELEGISGTGKDGRVTKKDILSYLDNRGSAPVQAPSQPSSAQAAPSPQPAAQPAPQGVPVSISGDDEIIEMDRMRKMIAGRMVDSKRISPHVTSFVEADMTSVVQWRNKHKNTFKEQENGNLTFTPIFIEAVVKAIKDYPMINVQVDGDRIIKKKHINIGMAVALPSGNLIVPVIKDADQLNIRGLANKVNDLARRARDGKLKAEELEGGTFTISNVGSFGNVMGTPIIMQPQVGILALGAIVKKPAVLETPQGDVIAIRHKMFLSHSYDHRVVDGSLGGMVVRRVADYLEKWDVKKDL; via the coding sequence ATGGCAACGGTAGAAATGGTAATGCCCAAGATGGGCGAAAGTATTATGGAAGCAACAGTGCTTACCTGGTTAAAAAAAGAAGGTGACACTATTGAAGAAGATGAATCAGTATTGGAAGTAGCCACCGATAAAGTGGATACGGAAGTCCCTGCGTTGGAAGCTGGTGTTTTAAAGCAAATATTGGTTCAGGAAGGTGATGTTGTAGCAGTTGGGAAGCCAATAGCTATTATAGAAACAGAGGGAGGTGCTTCTGCCGATAGCGATAATACTGGAGAAAAATCAGAAAAACAGCAAAGCCCAGCACCAGCTACTGCAACTGCTGAAACAAGTTTATCTTCATCAGCAGGAAATAATGGTCATGATATAGCCGCTCGTTCTGAGTCTGGTCGATTTTATTCTCCTTTAGTTCGAAACATTGCTAAAGAAGAAAATATTGCAATGGATGAATTAGAGGGTATTTCAGGAACTGGAAAAGATGGGAGAGTAACCAAAAAGGATATTTTATCATATTTAGATAATAGAGGTTCAGCTCCTGTTCAAGCTCCGAGTCAGCCAAGTAGTGCTCAAGCTGCTCCAAGTCCTCAGCCAGCTGCGCAACCAGCACCGCAAGGAGTTCCAGTTAGTATATCCGGTGACGATGAAATCATCGAGATGGATAGAATGCGTAAGATGATTGCTGGTAGAATGGTGGATTCAAAACGTATCTCTCCGCATGTTACTTCATTTGTTGAAGCGGATATGACCAGCGTGGTACAATGGAGAAACAAACATAAAAATACCTTCAAAGAGCAAGAGAATGGTAATCTGACATTTACTCCGATCTTTATTGAAGCCGTAGTAAAAGCAATAAAGGATTACCCAATGATCAATGTTCAGGTTGATGGTGATAGAATCATCAAAAAGAAACACATTAATATTGGTATGGCAGTAGCACTTCCAAGTGGTAATTTGATTGTACCAGTTATTAAAGATGCTGATCAATTAAATATCAGAGGTTTGGCTAATAAAGTGAATGATTTAGCGAGGAGAGCACGTGATGGAAAATTGAAAGCTGAAGAATTAGAAGGTGGTACATTCACCATTTCTAATGTTGGTTCATTCGGAAATGTAATGGGAACACCTATCATTATGCAACCACAAGTTGGTATTTTGGCTTTAGGAGCTATTGTAAAGAAACCAGCTGTACTGGAAACGCCTCAGGGAGATGTTATAGCGATTAGACATAAAATGTTCTTATCCCACTCTTATGACCATCGAGTAGTGGATGGTTCTTTAGGTGGAATGGTTGTGAGAAGAGTAGCAGACTATTTAGAAAAATGGGATGTAAAAAAGGATTTATAA
- a CDS encoding competence/damage-inducible protein A: MMQDIYAELISIGDEILYGQTLDTNSHFISAELDKLGIRVKRKVTVADNREAMMRAFKEAESNADLIIITGGLGPTKDDLTKPLLAEYFDCGMRLHEDILEDLKQRFAKRGRELNELNKGQAELPEKCQPIENKYGTAPGMWFEKDGKVFISMPGVPKEMKYMMEDTIIPKFKEIYKAPVLIHKMVKTVGIQESILAERLEDWENNLPQEIKLAYLPGLNQVKLRLTASGVDEQHLQNLIHKEVEKLYELIGKYIYGTDDTNLPAKIGELLKEKALTIACAESCTGGYIAHLFTSNAGSSEYYRGGINPYHNDLKINILGVKKETIEQHGAVSKETVIEMAERVRELFGADIGISTSGIAGPGGATKEKPVGTTWVALADGMNTQTKLYHFQFDRQSNIEITSNSLLNLVRQTLSSK; this comes from the coding sequence ATGATGCAAGATATTTATGCCGAACTCATTTCAATTGGAGATGAAATATTGTACGGACAAACATTAGATACCAATTCTCATTTTATCAGTGCTGAACTTGATAAACTAGGAATTAGAGTGAAGAGAAAAGTGACGGTGGCCGATAATAGGGAGGCCATGATGCGAGCCTTCAAAGAAGCAGAATCCAATGCAGATCTGATCATCATAACCGGAGGATTAGGACCAACCAAGGATGATTTGACAAAACCACTTTTAGCTGAATACTTTGATTGTGGGATGAGGCTACATGAGGATATATTGGAAGACTTAAAGCAAAGGTTTGCTAAGCGAGGAAGAGAACTAAATGAATTAAACAAAGGGCAGGCTGAATTACCAGAAAAATGTCAGCCAATAGAAAACAAATACGGAACTGCTCCTGGAATGTGGTTTGAGAAAGATGGAAAAGTATTTATCTCCATGCCAGGTGTTCCCAAAGAAATGAAATATATGATGGAAGACACCATCATTCCAAAATTTAAAGAAATCTATAAAGCCCCAGTTCTCATTCATAAAATGGTGAAGACGGTAGGAATTCAAGAAAGCATCTTAGCCGAAAGATTGGAGGACTGGGAGAATAATTTACCTCAAGAAATAAAGCTGGCATATTTACCTGGTTTAAATCAAGTAAAGTTGCGACTGACTGCTTCAGGAGTAGATGAGCAGCATCTTCAAAATTTGATTCATAAAGAAGTAGAAAAATTATATGAACTGATTGGGAAGTACATTTATGGAACTGATGATACTAATCTTCCAGCTAAAATAGGTGAATTGTTGAAAGAAAAAGCTTTGACAATTGCATGCGCTGAAAGTTGTACTGGAGGATACATTGCTCATCTATTTACATCAAATGCAGGAAGCTCTGAATATTACAGAGGTGGTATTAATCCTTACCATAATGACTTAAAGATCAATATACTGGGAGTAAAGAAAGAAACAATAGAGCAGCATGGAGCAGTAAGCAAGGAAACGGTTATTGAAATGGCTGAAAGAGTACGTGAACTTTTTGGTGCTGATATTGGTATTTCAACCAGCGGAATCGCGGGTCCTGGGGGCGCAACCAAAGAGAAACCAGTGGGTACAACTTGGGTTGCTTTGGCAGATGGTATGAATACCCAAACGAAATTGTACCATTTTCAGTTTGATAGACAGAGTAATATTGAGATTACCTCTAATTCGTTATTAAATTTGGTTCGGCAAACTTTAAGCTCAAAATAA
- a CDS encoding S8 family serine peptidase, with protein MKYILPLLLSVFIFQQSLAQDYVPGLIVVKLKDEDQSNRKENINALSLDLLEKDSKVEKIQHLGKKRNFFQRNEQKSRLDNIYKLEIQEDISELEYINYLQSFGNIEYAEQYPNVKPLYVPNDPEAQFGQKQFHLAQINVYDAWNITKGDEDIVIGVIDTGADLDHEDLVSNLYLNVDDPIDGIDNDNDGFVDNYNGWDFADNDNSPEADGSTHGTGVTGIAAAATDNNTGIAGIGFNTKFMPIKIFQTESNFSRNSYEAIIYAADQGCDVINLSWGSAGRYSQFAQDIINYAALEKDVVIVAAAGNTDAELDFYPASYDNVLSVGFVNSDDSRNSNATYSDFIDLVAPGSGVYTTQNDDAYAADGGSSYAAPMVAGAAALVRSVFPEWNALQVMEQLRISSDDIYDVASNSDFQYKFGKGRLNIFIALADYETPSIRISKVEYTNGLEEAAYFGDTLDITVEFTNFLEAAENVNVSLTSSSPYVNILQGDFNIQTLGTSEKITNENKQFRVVLSEDLPEDEALNFRILFEGEFYNDYQSFQIQSSPKIRLFQYNGWEFGFTATGNLGRSYATPFSNYAVDFEGKGLIDHMGLILSAGKDSLRRNTLVNATAFQYLEDFQSWKPLKRYDDITADFDVRSIFKEQDTTSSPLNIYIDQRLLGWNDESNILIHQYQLQNRSETSYDSVYFALFTDYALSEKTDNKVSYDSAYQLSYAYNEAQDEFVGLSFMGNQDSLFYAFDLAEENGHNSDLENDSLKQNIIQNALQNPFEKRQAGELAGGNNVGGLHGLMIPEFPATSSQSFSFALLRANSLKELQGLVKKAREKDSLAVLNPPFEKQIFICQDDTPVLEAKEGYSFKVYASPSVDTTLYEGASFETDIISNDSTFYIEEIDTAGITSIRKRWVLTITKPSANFNVPVEPLMLAPEIDNTFRFTDQSIDAVSWDWTFSNGYSSSNQHPNIPIEEAGEYDVELIISNIEGCKDTLKQSFQAVMRSPKPQIANQEICKNSNLTIHDPTIAEITIYSDSLMGNQLFSGAEFTVENLTQDTVFYVRNETGEYPSSLAKVDVKIVPISAKMNVNLDLDSSHESMLGFAVSKSEYATDLIWMMGNDTLSTQNEIYFNLIDLNDRQLKLIAISESGCIDSTIYETIRSDVPEFDDYYLCQSQSVSLSALNTNAVYYFADESLSEFIGKGPEVILSEVASNSTIFAVNVEKIEPSAVVEVPIFVSDLSADFTVSHDTLNLAFEQSITLEATSESANQWIWYFDGQEIGNTKSLQYEMNQAGVFKIELSVSDSLGCNTLSEKEIVVFNDPLLGTKNELKSYFSIFPNPADKLIHLTGDGQFKYDSYSIIDTKGKELMKGQNDKPIIQTEIIDISALKEGPYYLIIRKGKQEASFLFVIRR; from the coding sequence ATGAAGTACATTTTACCGCTTTTGCTGAGTGTTTTTATTTTTCAGCAAAGTTTGGCTCAGGATTACGTTCCAGGGCTTATTGTAGTGAAACTCAAGGATGAAGACCAATCCAACAGAAAAGAAAATATTAATGCGCTAAGCCTAGATCTACTAGAAAAAGATAGTAAAGTTGAAAAAATCCAACACTTAGGAAAAAAAAGGAACTTTTTCCAAAGGAATGAGCAAAAAAGCCGCTTGGATAACATTTATAAACTAGAAATCCAGGAGGATATTTCAGAGCTGGAATATATAAATTATTTACAGAGCTTTGGAAATATTGAATATGCAGAGCAATATCCAAACGTAAAACCACTTTATGTACCTAATGATCCCGAGGCTCAATTTGGTCAAAAGCAATTTCACTTAGCGCAAATCAATGTTTATGATGCATGGAATATCACTAAAGGAGATGAAGATATTGTCATAGGAGTGATTGATACTGGAGCTGATTTGGATCATGAAGATTTGGTTTCAAACTTATATTTAAATGTTGATGACCCAATTGATGGGATAGATAATGATAATGACGGCTTTGTAGATAATTATAATGGTTGGGACTTCGCAGATAATGACAATTCGCCCGAAGCAGATGGAAGTACTCATGGAACGGGTGTCACGGGTATTGCTGCTGCAGCTACGGATAATAATACAGGTATAGCTGGCATTGGCTTCAATACGAAATTTATGCCCATTAAAATATTTCAAACCGAGAGCAATTTTTCTAGAAACAGTTATGAAGCCATTATTTATGCAGCGGATCAAGGCTGCGATGTAATAAATCTTTCTTGGGGTAGTGCTGGAAGATACTCACAGTTTGCTCAGGACATTATTAATTATGCAGCACTGGAAAAGGATGTAGTGATAGTCGCAGCAGCTGGAAATACGGATGCTGAACTCGATTTTTACCCTGCTTCTTATGATAATGTACTTTCTGTAGGCTTTGTAAATTCGGATGATAGTCGAAATTCTAATGCGACATACAGCGATTTTATTGATTTGGTAGCTCCAGGATCAGGGGTTTATACGACCCAAAATGATGATGCTTATGCTGCGGATGGGGGATCATCTTATGCGGCTCCTATGGTTGCTGGTGCTGCTGCTTTGGTTCGCTCAGTTTTCCCAGAATGGAATGCATTGCAGGTTATGGAGCAATTGAGGATTAGTTCTGATGATATCTATGATGTAGCAAGTAATAGTGATTTTCAATATAAATTCGGAAAGGGTAGGTTGAATATTTTCATAGCTTTAGCAGATTATGAAACGCCATCCATCCGGATCTCGAAGGTGGAATACACCAATGGTTTAGAAGAAGCAGCTTATTTTGGCGATACATTGGATATCACAGTGGAATTCACCAATTTCTTGGAAGCTGCTGAAAATGTGAATGTGAGTTTAACTTCATCTAGCCCCTATGTCAATATCCTTCAAGGCGATTTTAATATTCAGACTTTAGGAACTTCAGAGAAGATCACAAATGAAAACAAGCAGTTTAGAGTAGTGCTTTCTGAAGATTTACCTGAGGATGAAGCCTTGAATTTCAGAATCTTATTTGAAGGGGAATTTTATAATGATTATCAGTCGTTCCAAATTCAAAGCAGCCCTAAAATTAGATTGTTTCAATATAACGGATGGGAATTTGGGTTTACAGCAACAGGGAACTTAGGTAGAAGCTATGCTACACCATTTTCTAATTATGCTGTGGATTTTGAGGGCAAGGGATTGATTGATCACATGGGGCTGATTTTATCAGCAGGAAAAGATAGCCTAAGAAGAAATACCTTGGTAAACGCAACTGCATTTCAATACCTGGAAGATTTTCAAAGTTGGAAACCGCTCAAAAGATATGATGACATTACTGCTGATTTTGATGTAAGGAGCATTTTTAAAGAACAGGATACCACCTCAAGCCCATTAAATATTTACATAGATCAACGTTTGCTGGGATGGAATGATGAAAGCAATATTTTAATTCATCAATATCAACTGCAAAATAGGAGTGAAACAAGTTATGATTCAGTATATTTTGCCCTTTTTACGGATTACGCGTTATCAGAAAAAACGGATAACAAAGTAAGTTACGATAGTGCTTATCAACTTTCCTATGCCTACAATGAAGCTCAAGATGAATTTGTGGGATTGAGTTTTATGGGAAATCAAGACTCATTATTTTATGCCTTTGATTTAGCTGAAGAAAATGGGCATAACAGTGATTTGGAGAATGACAGTTTAAAGCAAAATATTATTCAAAATGCTTTACAAAATCCCTTTGAAAAAAGGCAAGCTGGAGAATTAGCTGGCGGGAACAATGTTGGAGGACTGCATGGACTTATGATTCCTGAATTTCCAGCAACTAGTTCACAATCCTTTTCTTTTGCTTTGTTGAGAGCCAATAGCTTAAAGGAATTACAAGGATTAGTTAAAAAAGCACGTGAAAAGGATTCTTTAGCTGTTTTAAACCCACCTTTTGAAAAACAAATTTTCATTTGTCAGGATGATACTCCTGTTTTGGAAGCAAAAGAGGGATATTCATTTAAAGTCTATGCTAGTCCTTCAGTGGATACCACCTTATATGAAGGTGCTAGCTTTGAAACTGACATTATTAGTAATGATTCTACCTTCTATATTGAGGAAATCGATACTGCAGGTATTACTTCTATTAGAAAAAGATGGGTATTAACCATTACTAAGCCGTCAGCCAATTTTAATGTTCCTGTGGAGCCATTAATGCTTGCGCCAGAAATTGATAATACTTTCCGTTTTACAGATCAAAGTATAGACGCTGTAAGCTGGGACTGGACGTTCAGTAATGGATATTCATCATCAAATCAGCATCCTAATATTCCTATTGAAGAAGCAGGAGAGTATGATGTTGAATTAATTATAAGTAATATTGAGGGATGCAAGGATACCTTAAAGCAGAGCTTTCAGGCGGTAATGAGGTCACCTAAACCACAAATTGCCAATCAGGAAATATGTAAAAATTCAAATCTAACTATCCATGATCCCACTATTGCTGAAATCACGATCTATAGTGATAGTTTAATGGGTAATCAGCTGTTTTCAGGAGCTGAATTTACTGTTGAGAACTTAACTCAGGATACGGTTTTTTACGTTCGAAATGAGACAGGAGAATATCCGTCTAGCTTAGCTAAAGTGGATGTGAAGATTGTTCCTATTTCTGCAAAAATGAATGTTAATTTGGATTTAGATTCTTCACATGAGAGTATGTTGGGATTTGCAGTAAGTAAGAGTGAATACGCTACTGATTTGATTTGGATGATGGGGAATGATACATTAAGCACGCAAAACGAAATTTATTTTAATCTCATTGATTTGAATGATAGACAATTGAAATTGATTGCTATTTCGGAATCGGGCTGTATAGATTCTACCATTTATGAAACAATTAGAAGCGATGTTCCTGAGTTTGATGATTACTATTTATGTCAAAGTCAATCAGTTAGTTTATCTGCCTTAAATACTAATGCTGTGTATTATTTTGCTGATGAAAGTTTAAGTGAATTTATAGGGAAAGGCCCGGAAGTGATACTGTCTGAAGTAGCCAGCAATAGCACTATTTTTGCAGTAAATGTGGAAAAAATTGAACCATCAGCAGTAGTTGAAGTACCAATATTCGTAAGTGATCTTTCAGCTGATTTTACTGTTTCACATGATACTCTGAATCTTGCTTTTGAGCAAAGCATAACATTAGAAGCCACATCGGAATCTGCGAATCAATGGATATGGTACTTTGATGGACAAGAAATTGGCAATACTAAAAGTTTGCAATATGAAATGAATCAAGCTGGTGTATTTAAAATTGAGTTATCAGTATCAGATTCATTGGGATGTAATACTTTATCTGAAAAGGAAATTGTGGTTTTCAATGATCCTCTTCTGGGTACAAAAAATGAGTTGAAATCTTATTTTTCCATATTTCCTAATCCGGCAGATAAACTAATCCACTTAACTGGTGATGGTCAGTTTAAATATGACAGTTATTCGATTATTGATACTAAGGGAAAGGAATTAATGAAGGGACAGAATGATAAACCTATCATTCAAACTGAAATTATAGACATTTCAGCATTAAAGGAAGGTCCTTATTATTTAATTATAAGAAAAGGCAAACAAGAAGCCTCCTTTTTATTTGTTATAAGACGTTAA